From Amphritea atlantica, a single genomic window includes:
- a CDS encoding MFS transporter, translating into MNITVILLSLCQALLTTGNVLLISVNALIGQQLAPSPGLITLPVAMQFVGLMCATIPASLVMSRIGRKNGFYLGNCVGIAGALCCIFALQQGYFSLFCGGTFLLGIGIGFGTLYRFAAIEACPDEQKSSAISLVMAGGVLAAVIGPNLAISSRNWVDDGVFTGAFIGLLILYITALILLTFVRIPVLGGSAQPQQSSRPVLEIMLQPVFIVAATIGMVSYAVMNLIMTVTPVAMARCGFDFNTSAWVIEWHVLGMFLPSFITPRLISRFGLLPVMLLGAVLMLLCIALNLHGVSQWHFWAALALLGVGWNFMFIGATQLVTSAYLPAEKAKSQAANEFLIFGMVTVSAFSSGWLESALGWQMLNTLMIPVLVWVMLVVYVYRKPVSRHLAAI; encoded by the coding sequence ATGAATATCACAGTTATTTTGCTGTCTCTCTGTCAGGCGTTGCTGACAACCGGTAATGTGCTGCTTATTTCAGTCAATGCACTGATCGGTCAGCAACTGGCGCCATCGCCAGGGCTGATTACACTACCGGTTGCGATGCAGTTTGTCGGCCTGATGTGTGCGACGATTCCGGCTTCTCTGGTGATGTCCCGGATAGGTAGAAAAAACGGCTTCTATCTGGGAAACTGCGTCGGTATAGCGGGCGCCCTGTGCTGTATTTTTGCCCTGCAGCAGGGCTATTTTTCACTGTTTTGTGGCGGTACCTTTTTGTTGGGTATCGGTATTGGCTTCGGTACTCTGTATCGTTTTGCGGCGATCGAAGCCTGTCCTGATGAGCAGAAGAGCAGCGCTATCTCGCTGGTCATGGCTGGCGGTGTACTGGCTGCCGTCATCGGACCCAATCTGGCGATCAGTAGTCGCAACTGGGTGGATGACGGCGTCTTTACCGGGGCTTTTATCGGCTTGTTAATCCTCTATATCACCGCGCTGATACTGCTCACTTTTGTGCGTATACCGGTCCTGGGTGGTTCGGCCCAGCCCCAACAGAGCAGTCGGCCGGTTCTTGAAATAATGCTTCAGCCGGTATTTATTGTCGCCGCGACCATCGGCATGGTCAGCTATGCCGTGATGAATCTGATTATGACGGTTACGCCGGTGGCGATGGCACGCTGCGGCTTCGACTTCAATACATCTGCCTGGGTTATCGAGTGGCATGTGCTGGGAATGTTTCTGCCTTCGTTTATAACGCCCCGGCTAATCAGCCGGTTTGGGCTGCTGCCGGTGATGTTGCTTGGAGCGGTGCTGATGTTACTTTGTATCGCATTAAACCTGCATGGCGTTAGTCAGTGGCATTTCTGGGCGGCGTTAGCGTTGCTGGGGGTAGGCTGGAACTTTATGTTTATCGGTGCCACTCAACTGGTAACCTCGGCATACCTGCCTGCAGAAAAGGCAAAAAGTCAGGCGGCAAATGAGTTTTTAATCTTTGGCATGGTAACGGTTTCAGCGTTCAGCTCGGGTTGGCTCGAGTCGGCTCTGGGCTGGCAGATGCTAAATACGCTGATGATTCCGGTACTGGTTTGGGTGATGCTGGTCGTTTATGTCTACCGTAAGCCGGTTAGCAGGCATCTGGCAGCAATATAA